TTTTGCAAAGGGAATCGTGCTCGGATGCCACTTGCGCGGAATCTTGCTCGCATTGTCGATGGCATCTTGGGCGAGATCGGGAAAAACGGTAGGGATTGCATATGCTGCGAGCCAAACCATGTAGTGATCGAAATTCGTCACCGGCTTTTGCTTTGCCAACCATGCAGCACGCAGGCTTTCGAATTCGCTACGCGACAGCTTCCCCGCACGAAGGCGAAGCGCGTGCATGCCCAGTGTGGCGTCGATTTGCATGTCATTGGAATTCGTGGGATGCAATGCGCGCTCGACAAAAAATTCGTCGGCAACGGCTGCCGCTTCCGCGATTTTTCCCATTTCCACATACAATTCAGCGCGAAGCAAATAAAGCCCTATCGCAACGGCGGGGCCGGGCAGGGTCATGGATGTGGCCATCGAATTGGCGTGGTCGAGCGCCGTCGCGAAATCTCCGAATGCAATGGCCAGGTGGAGCTGCGCCTTGCTCGCTTCGTAAAGCCTTCCAGCCTCCCGCGAACGCCGTTCCGCGTCCGCGAATGCCGCGCGCACGACGGGCTCCGGTTCGCCAGAAAAGTAGAGCGATTCGGCAAGGAGCAAGGACGCATTCAGCGCGGAGGGATCCTTCGTTTTCAATTGACGCGCAGATTCGACGACCACGTCACAACGACCGAGCACCGAATCGATTCTGATTTTGTCGAGCAGGCAGTCGACCCCGTTCTCGGACACCTTGATGCATTCATCGAGCGTCGTGACGGCTTCGTCGAGCCTGCCGCTCACCGACAATGCGCTGGCCTTCGTTTGCCAGCAGTCGGCATATCGAGGGTCCAATTCCACGCAGCGCTCGTTCAGCTCGACGACTCGTTTTAACGATTCCGGCGTACTACTGTGGTAAAATGAGGTCCGAGAAAGCCAGAACGTGAGCTCTGCATCGCCCGGATAACGGGCGACGAGCGTTTCGAATCGTTTGGCCGCTTCGCCATAATCACTCGGTTCGCGCTGGATCACGGGCTCGATTGCATGAAGAAAACCCTGATCCCGCTCCGTCAACGAAGAACGAAGCCCAAGCGCCTTGCGATAAGCGTCGCGCGCGCTCGTGACTTCATAGGAAAATCCAATCACCGCGAAGCGCAGATGGGCCGCAGCCATACCCGGGTCCGCTTGTCGCGCGCGATTGAATGCGGCGGCTGCCGCGGTCCACCGTGCATCGCGGATGGATTGCAATCCTTCACGAAACGCAGCCAGCGCTTCCACGTTGTTCGACGCAGGAATGGGCAAATCCGTGATCGCCGTAGCGGTCGTGGGCGGTAGGGGAGCCGCCGATGGCAATGTGACGGGTGCGATGATCGGCGCCGAACGCTGCCGGAGTCCGAATGCAAGGGCAGAAAGCGCAATGATGCCGACGACCGGCCCGATCAGCCATCGGCTCCACGATCGGGGTGTTTCTCGCGTCACGCTGCCCGTTTGGCTCGGCGAAATAGAAGCGAGCTCGGGCCGAGGTCCCGTGGGCACTTTTCGCACATCGCCATCCGTGATGAACGCTTCGCATTGCAAGGCGATTTCTTGCATCGAAGGCCAACGATGTTCGGGCTCCTTTTCGAGCGCCCGCATGACGACGGCGGCAATTCCGTCGGGAATTCCCGAAAGAGGCGGCGGCACGTCGCTCAAAATGGATGCGAGCAATCCCACGGCGCCTTTTTCCGTCTGAAATGGGTGTTTTCCGCTGAGAAGCTCGTAAGCGACGACGCCCCACGCGAATTGATCCGCGCGCGCATCCGCCGTTTCACCTCGAAGCTGCTCGGGAGCCATGTATGCGGGTGTGCCGACGAGCGCTCCTTCGGCCGTCATTCCCACGAGGGCCGCGTCGACGGTCGCGCCTTGGATGTCGAGCGTTGGCATATTGGCATCCGCTCGATGCGAGGTTTTTCGTGCAATGCCGAAATCGAGCACTTTGGCGACGCCGTCTTCGCGCACCAGGATATTTTCCGGTTTGATGTCCCGGTGCACGAATCCGGCTTCGTGGGCCGCCCCGAGCGCTCGTGCCACGTCCAGCAAAATCCGCAAGCGAGTTCCCATGGGCGTGTCTTTGCCGATGATCTCGCGCAAGGGCTGGCCTCCAACGAGCTCCATTGCGATGAATGGACTGCCTTCGTGTTCGCCGATGTCGTAAATCGCAACGATGCCCGGGTGCGACAACGCGGCGACCGCCTGGGCTTCGCGTTGCATGCGCATCACCGCATGCTCCCAGTCCTCGCTGGATCCATCGGTATCGTTGCGGAGGACTTTCAGAGCGACCTTGCGTTCGAGCTTCGAATCGCGAGCGCGGTACACCTCGCCCATGCCACCTTCGCCAAGGAGCGACTCGATGACGTACCGTCCGATGGTCTGGCCCGTCGAAAAGCGCATGGTGCGGGATCGTAACTGGAGGCGAAGGTCTTGCCTAGAGCATCGAATGGTTCGAGTGAAGGCAATTTTGGAGTGTATGGGTGCAAACCTGCGCGCCAGCCTTCATAAAGAATTTATCGCAAAGGGGCAAAGGCGCAAAGTCGCAAAGACGTGGTCTCTGCAATAGCTACCAGAATTGCCAACTTGGGATTTGAAAATTGCGCCTCTGCGCCGTGGCGCCTGTGCAAATCAGAACTCGGCCGGATCCGAATGCGTACCCATGACGTCCCGCAATACGTCGCAAATTTCCTGTTCGGTGCAATAAACCGACGCTGCGGCGATGATGGGAGGCATGAGGTTGTGGGTGCCTCGAGCGGCTTCGCGTACGGCCGAAAGCGCTTGCCTCACGGCATCTTGGCTCCGGCCTGCTTTGACTTTGGCCAAGTTTGCGCATTGCGCGCGCTGCACTTCTTCGTCGATTTTGAGCGTGGGAATGTTTTTCTCCGCGGATGCGACGTATTTGTTCACGCCGACGACGACACGTTCGTCATCCTCCATTTCGCGCTGGAAACGGTACGCCGATGCGGCAATTTCACGCTGCGGATAACCTTTTTCGACCGCCACGACCATACCGCCCATTTCATCGATGCGACGAATGTAATCGAGCGCCTCGGCTTCGATTTTGTCCGTCAACCATTCGACGTAATAACTGCCTCCGAGCGGGTCGATGGTATTGGCGACGCCACTTTCGTGCGCAATGATTTGCTGCGTGCGCAGCGCAATCGTCACGGCGTCTTCCGTGGGCAATGCATAGGTTTCGTCGAGCGAATTCGTGTGCAGCGATTGCGTGCCGCCGAGTACCGCGGCGAGCGCTTGCAATGATACGCGAACGATGTTGTTGTAGGGCTGTTGCGCAGTGAGCGAAACGCCGGCGGTTTGCGCGTGCGTTCGAAGCTTCAAACTTTCGGCCTTGCGTGCCCCGTACCGCTCGCGCATGAAACGAGCCCACATGCGCCTGCCCGCACGAAACTTGGCAATTTCCTCGAAAAAGTCGTTGTGCACGTCGAAGAAAAAGGACAAGCGTGGCGCGAATTCGTCGACTTCGAGCCCGCGAGCAATCGAGCTTTCGACATAGGCCAAGCCGTCCGCAATCGTGAATGCAAGCTCCTGCGCCGCCGTCGCTCCAGCTTCGCGAATGTGATACCCGCTCACGGAGACCGTATTCCAGCGCGGAACTTCGCGGGAGCAGAATTCGATCATGTCCGTCACGATACGCATTGCCGGTCGCGGCGGCACGAGCCACGCATGCTGCGCAATGAATTCCTTCAAGCAATCGTTTTGGACCGTGCCACCAATGGATTTGCGCGAAATGCCACGTTTGTCCGCAAGCGCAATGTAAAACGCGAGCAGCACGATCGCCGGACCATTGATGGTCATCGACGTCGTGACTTTGTCGAGCGGAATGCCGTCGAAAAGCACCTCCATGTCGCGAAGCGTGTCGACCGCGACGCCGCACATGCCGACTTCCCCGAGCGACCTGGGCGAATCCGAATCGTATCCCATGAGCGTGGGAAAGTCGAAAGCCGTGGACAAACCGGTTTGTCCCTCGGCCAGGAGATATTTGAAACGTTCGTTCGTTTGTTCCGGTGTTCCAAAGCCGGCGAACATGCGCATCGTCCAAAGTTTGCCGCGGTACATCGTCGGCTGGACACCACGCGTAAACGGATACTCCCCGGGCAAACCGAGCTCGGCCTTGTAATGGACGCGTTTGTCCACAGGCGTCGCGACGTCCGGAACCTCGACTCCGCTCCACGTGGTGAACGTCTTGGCGCGCGGAGGAACGCGTCTTTCGGCTTCCGCCACGGGGCCCACGCGCCACGCCGCAATCGCCGTACGCAGAGCGCTCAAACCTGCTTCGTCGAGGCCCAAGCTTTC
This window of the Polyangiaceae bacterium genome carries:
- a CDS encoding protein kinase, with product MRFSTGQTIGRYVIESLLGEGGMGEVYRARDSKLERKVALKVLRNDTDGSSEDWEHAVMRMQREAQAVAALSHPGIVAIYDIGEHEGSPFIAMELVGGQPLREIIGKDTPMGTRLRILLDVARALGAAHEAGFVHRDIKPENILVREDGVAKVLDFGIARKTSHRADANMPTLDIQGATVDAALVGMTAEGALVGTPAYMAPEQLRGETADARADQFAWGVVAYELLSGKHPFQTEKGAVGLLASILSDVPPPLSGIPDGIAAVVMRALEKEPEHRWPSMQEIALQCEAFITDGDVRKVPTGPRPELASISPSQTGSVTRETPRSWSRWLIGPVVGIIALSALAFGLRQRSAPIIAPVTLPSAAPLPPTTATAITDLPIPASNNVEALAAFREGLQSIRDARWTAAAAAFNRARQADPGMAAAHLRFAVIGFSYEVTSARDAYRKALGLRSSLTERDQGFLHAIEPVIQREPSDYGEAAKRFETLVARYPGDAELTFWLSRTSFYHSSTPESLKRVVELNERCVELDPRYADCWQTKASALSVSGRLDEAVTTLDECIKVSENGVDCLLDKIRIDSVLGRCDVVVESARQLKTKDPSALNASLLLAESLYFSGEPEPVVRAAFADAERRSREAGRLYEASKAQLHLAIAFGDFATALDHANSMATSMTLPGPAVAIGLYLLRAELYVEMGKIAEAAAVADEFFVERALHPTNSNDMQIDATLGMHALRLRAGKLSRSEFESLRAAWLAKQKPVTNFDHYMVWLAAYAIPTVFPDLAQDAIDNASKIPRKWHPSTIPFAKSLASFQGRVFMLAGRYAESLPFFEQGLRVCTVDDASLWHTQTIAQTGIAREATGDKPGACKAYEQVLSRWGKSKQSVTVKDVRRRAKKIGCEAMSGK
- a CDS encoding methylmalonyl-CoA mutase family protein, which produces MANDDPRALESDERHFSSGGSGESLGLDEAGLSALRTAIAAWRVGPVAEAERRVPPRAKTFTTWSGVEVPDVATPVDKRVHYKAELGLPGEYPFTRGVQPTMYRGKLWTMRMFAGFGTPEQTNERFKYLLAEGQTGLSTAFDFPTLMGYDSDSPRSLGEVGMCGVAVDTLRDMEVLFDGIPLDKVTTSMTINGPAIVLLAFYIALADKRGISRKSIGGTVQNDCLKEFIAQHAWLVPPRPAMRIVTDMIEFCSREVPRWNTVSVSGYHIREAGATAAQELAFTIADGLAYVESSIARGLEVDEFAPRLSFFFDVHNDFFEEIAKFRAGRRMWARFMRERYGARKAESLKLRTHAQTAGVSLTAQQPYNNIVRVSLQALAAVLGGTQSLHTNSLDETYALPTEDAVTIALRTQQIIAHESGVANTIDPLGGSYYVEWLTDKIEAEALDYIRRIDEMGGMVVAVEKGYPQREIAASAYRFQREMEDDERVVVGVNKYVASAEKNIPTLKIDEEVQRAQCANLAKVKAGRSQDAVRQALSAVREAARGTHNLMPPIIAAASVYCTEQEICDVLRDVMGTHSDPAEF